AGACGTAATTTTGCCAGCCACTGGTCAAGGTGCATTGGCAATCGAATGCCGGCAAGCGGATACCGATACTTTGGGACTATTAGCAGCGATTCATGATGCCCAAACTGCTAGCTGTGTCCAAATTGAGCGCGCCTTTTTAAAGGCACTAGGCGGAAGTTGTAATTTTCCAATTGGAGCTTACGCCACGCAAAATGCACTTGGGTATGAGTTTAAAGGTTTAGTCGCAGCGCAAGATGGGACCGCATGGTATCCAATTGAGAATCGCGGTCCCTTAACCGCTAAATTAGGTAAAACGGCGGCTGATACATTGATCGCTCAAGGTGCATTGGCAGCATTAGCAGTGGATTAGTAAGTGTTGTTTATTGTTAATTTAGCGGAAAATATTGTGCTTGCTTAACTAGGTATACGTCATAATTCAGGCGTTTTTTCAACGCAGGTTACAAAATTAATTTAAGGAAAGAAGTTAGATATTTATGATTCAATTTGATCGTCATCGTCGTTTACGCACAACTCCAGCATTACGGGACCTCGTTCGGGAAAATCGGGTGACTCGCGATGATTTGATCATGCCGGTTTTTGTCGTTGAGGATTTTAATGGCAAAAAAGAAATCAGCTCGATGCCAGGGGTTTATCAATTTGGCTTAGATACGATTTTGACTGAGATCAAGGCTATCACTGATTTAGGTATTAAAGCAATTATCTTATTTGGCCTACCTAGCCATAAGGATGATGTTGGTACTGGTGCTTGGTCAGACGATGGTATCGTGCAACAAGCAACACGCAAGATCAAAGCCGCTTATCCTGATTTGATCGTTATTGCGGATACTTGTTTGTGTGAGTATACGTCTACTGGTCATTGTGGTGTCGTGGATGAAAATGGCTACGTCTTAAATGATGAATCATTGAAGTTGTTGGCTAAAACTGCGGTCAGCCAGACTAAGGCGGGGGCTGATATTATTGCGCCATCTAATGCAATGGACGGCTTTGTTGCGGCAATCCGTCAGGGCTTGGATGAAGCGGGTTACGTTAATACACCGATCATGTCCTACGCCGTTAAATACGCTTCTAGCTTCTATGGCCCATTCCGCGATGCGGCCAATAGTGCACCAGCTTTTGGTGACCGTAAAACTTACCAAATGGACCCAGCTAACCGCTTAGATGCATTGCGCGAAGTTGCTAGTGATGAAAAAGAAGGCGCCGATATGGTGATGGTCAAACCGTCAATGGCTTTTGGGGACATTATGCGTGACGTTCGTGAACAAACATTGTTGCCATTAGTGGCCTACAATGTTTCTGGTGAATATTCAATGGTTAAAGCTGCCGCCGCTAATGGGTGGATCGATGAAGCCAAAATCGTGGATGAAATTTTAACTGGGATGAAGCGTGCTGGTGCCGACTTGATCATCACTTATTTTGCCAAGGATGTTGCGGCCCGGCTGGTCAAATAACGGAAAACTTTAATATTAAATTAACCACGATTGTGAAGTAGGGGGAATTAGGATAGTATGCGTGATTTTACAAAATCAAAACAGGCTTTTGCTGAATCTAGTCAATTAATGCCTGGCGGGGTCAATAGCCCAGTTCGTGCTTTTAAAAATGTCGGTGGTGATCCATTATTTATCGATCATGGTAAAGGATCACATATCTATGATATTGATGGTAATGATTATATCGATTACGTCATGTCATGGGGGCCATTGATTCTTGGACACGCTGATGATCAAGTGGTTGCTGATTTACAGGCAGCTGTGACTAAAGGAACCAGTTACGGTGCACCGACTTTGTTGGAAAGCCAATTGGCGAAAATGATTCAAAAAGTGGTGCCGTCGATCGAAATGATGCGGATGGTTTCTTCAGGGACGGAAGCCACGATGAGTGCGATTCGTTTGGCTCGTGGCTACACGAAACGTGATAAGATCGTTAAATTCATTGGGAACTATCATGGCCATAGTGATTCATTATTGGTCGATGCTGGTTCTGGATTGGCAACGTTTAATATTACCAAGTCTCCTGGTGTACCTGAAGCTTTAGCGTATGATACTTTAACTGTGGCTTATAATGATGAAGCGGCGATCAAAAAAGTCTTTGCGGCGCATGGTGATGAAATTGCCTGTGTGATCGTTGAACCCGTTGCCGGTAATATGGGCGTTATTCCAGCTAAGAAGTCATTTTTGCAGACGCTACGCCAAGTCACTAGTGATCATGGCGCTTTATTGATCTTTGATGAAGTTATGACTGGTTTCCGTGCAGCCTTCCATGGTGCTCAGGCTTTATATGGTATTACACCAGATCTAACGACTTTAGGTAAAGTTGTTGGTGGTGGCTTACCGGTTGGCGTCTTTGGTGGTCGGCGGGAGATCATGCATGAGATCACGCCTGATGGTCCAATCTATCATGCTGGGACTTTATCTGGTAATCCATTAGCGATGACGGGCGGTATTAGCACAATCAAGCAATTAAATGAAGACTTGTATACTGCGATGGATCAAAAAGTGACGCGCTTGATGGCTGGAATTGCGGCTGCTGCAAAGCAATATCAAGTGCCAATAGTCACGCATCATGTTGGCACGATGTGGAGTTACTTCTTTAATGAACATGAAGTTGAAAATTTTGCGGACGTTCAAAAAAGTGATCAGGCATACTTTGCCAAGTTCTATAAGGCGTTATTGCAAGAAGGTATTTACACTGCGCCATCGCAATTTGAAACGAATTTCATTTCCACTAAACACACTGATGCTGAGATCGACCAAACGATTGCAGCATTTGAACGTGCCTTTGCTGCCGTTAGTCAGGGGTGAGTGGCGATGAGTCAATTTCGTGATTTAACATTACTGCCATTATCGACAACTGAACAATTGGTAATTGCCTGTGACAGTAGTGCAGGAATTGGCGCTAAACAAGCAGACATGGTTTCGGTTCCCACCGAAGTTATGTCTGCTTATTGTTTACGCGTCCCATTATTAGAGCTGTTGTGCTTTGGTGCACAGCCATTAATGGTGATCGATACCGTTGGAAATGAAATGCAGCCTACTGGTGAAAAGGTGATCACCGGGTTGCGGCAAGAATTAGCTAAAGCTGATTTAGCGACGTTGCCATTAAATGGCAGTACCGAGGATAACATGACGACGATCACAACCTCAGTCGGTGTAACCGTGATCGGTAAAAGTGCGCTAAAACAACGTAAACAGTACTCGTCGCTGCTAGTTTATCAGCTGGGTACACCATATGTTGGTGAACAGGTCGTGGCGCACCTAGATACGATTTTTGCTTACCAAGAAGTGCGACGGTTGCAGCAAATTGTTGGCGTTGTCGATTTATTACCGGTGGGTTCAAAAGGAATTCGTGATGAAATGGGTCAACTAGCGACCACGCAAAAATTAACGCCTAAATGGGTGGTGACTGATGATGCAGAATTTAGTCAGTCAGCTGGACCGGCGACAGTCTTATTGATTGCAATCGTCCCGGCAGCACAAGCAGAACTACAATGCGCATTTCCTACCGTGCGCTTGATCGCAGAATTGGAGGCGAAATGATGGCACAACTTGAGTTGATCACTGGCGGTGCACGTAGTGGTAAGTCAGCATTTGCGGAGCAGCGCTTTACAGCAGCTGAAGCGATTTGTTACATCGCCACTGGAGTGATGTTGGCACCTGATCAGGAGATGGCTTTGCGGATCGAACGTCATCAAGCTCGCCGTTCAGCTAATTGGCAAACGGAAGAACGTTATTTGGATGTAGCGCTTTTTATTCAGCAGCATCATTTTGCTGGTTATTTATTGGATGATGTGACTATGTTGACGACTAATCTGTTTTATCATTTAGTTGCGCAACAAGGTCAAGTTCAACCGGCAGCTTATGATGATTATATTGAGCAAATGACTAACCCGCAGATCAAAGAAATCGAACAGCAGATTTTAACCCAGTGGCATGACATTGTGAACGCCGTTCGTACCACGAAACAGCGTTTATTGGCGGTGACGAATGAAGTTGGTTTAGGCGTCGTACCCGCCACGCGGCAAGCACGATTATTGCGTGATATTTATGGCGATGTCAATCAATATTTAGCTCAAGCGGCTGATCAGGTTTATTTCGTGATCAGTGGTTTGCCACAACAAATTAAATGATCGGGGGTAGCAGTTTGGGACAAGCGTTAATTTTATTTATTCAGTTTTTTACCCGGATCAATGTTCCAATGATGATCGATGACGTAGAAGAAAAGTTCCGGCGTAATATTCAATACTTAACTGTTTTTGGTTTATTGTTGGGTATTTTAGAAGCGGTGATTTTTTGGTTATTGCAATTAATATTGCCAGTTTGGTTGGCGTGGGGATTATTTTTAGTCAGTGATGGTCTGCTGACTGGCGGATTTCATTTGGATGCCTTAGCGGACAGTGCTGATGGTTTGTTTTCTTCACGAACACCCGATAAAATGCATGAGATCATGAAGGATAGCCGGATCGGTACCATGGGCACTCTAGCGTTGCTCTATTATTATGGAATAATGATCGGTGGTGGCGTGGCCCTCAGTCAGCAGGTAACACCATTGCAATTAGCATTTATTGCTGCCATTACAACGATGTTGGCTAAAACCGGCTTATCATTATTGTTCTATAAAATGGTTTATGCAGGTGCACCCCATGGCTTAGCCAGTATCTGGGTCAAAGTAAAAACGTGGCAGATCGTTGTTGCTCAATTATTCTCATTGGTCGTTATGGCGCTAGCACTAGGGCTTAGTGGTATTTTAAGCTATTTAGCGATTTTGGTAGTAGCCTATGGTTATCGGCGGCGGATCATCCATATTCTCGGTGGCTTTTCCGGCGACACGATTGGTGCTTTTGCTGAATTAGCTCAAGTTACTTTTTTACTAGCTTATTTGATCTTTAGTCGGTGGTTAGGATGAAGATTTATTTAGCTCGTCACGGTGAAACGCCGTTGAATCAGCAGCGGAAGTTTTATGGTTCGTTAGACGTTGCTTTAACGGCTAAGGGGATCGCTCAGGCACAGCAATTAGCGGACCACATCGTGTTAATTGGCACCACAACGTTTTGGTGCAGTGGTCAACGTCGCGCTCGGCAGACGTTAGAACCACTGGCTACTAGATATCAGCAGCCACTGCATCAGCAAGCAGCATTTAATGAGAAAGGATTTGGGGCTTGGGAGGGATTAGATGCTGATGAGATTCAGGCTGCTTATCCCCAGGCCTGGCAGGCGTGGTTAGCAGCCCCATTGAGTTATACACCGCCGGCAGCTGAGTCGTTTGCAGCTTTTCGTCAGCGCGTACTTACCGGTTGGCAGCAAATAATTACCAATACAACAACAACTAATTTGGTTTTGATCGCACATTTAGGCACCTTACGCGTATTAGATCAGTATTTATTTGCCAGTGACCGAGTTTTTTGGGATATTCGTTTTAATGCCGGAAAATATACCGTGCTTGATTGGCAAGCGGGACAGGTCAAACTATTAGCGCGGAATTTGTAGAAATGAGGTAATTATGATGGCGATTTTGATCACTTATCCACAGGCTAAAATAGCGGAGAAGTGGCAGCAGCGCTTAGCAACGATTGCACCGGTGATTTATTATCCGTTGCGTAAACTGACTTTTTGCCCATTAAGTCCAGCACAGCAACACGAATTACAGCGAGCCGATTACGTTGTGTTGACAAGTGCCTTTGCGGCAAAAAGTTTGGTGGCGCATTATGCAGAATTAGTGCAAACCACCACGCTAGTCGTGCTTAGTGATAAAATAGCGCAGTTAGTGGCTGGTTGTGGGCAAAGAATTTTAGTTGCACCAGAACCGCATCAGCAAGCTTTAATTGACTATTTAAAGTTGCTACGTCAACCACAAGAGCAGGTTGTTGCTTTAGTGGGAAATTTGACTAAATTGACCGTGCAAGAAGGCTGGACATTAATACCGTTGTATCGAAATCAATGGACTGCAGCTGATGTTGCCTGTGCACAAGCTAAATTAGCGCAACTACCGATCAGTCGAGCGCTAGTTACTAGTCCATCCAACTTTAACCGTTTTTGGCAAATTTATCAGCAAACGACGATTCCTAAATTTGTTGCACTAGGTGAAACAACCGCTAAAGTAGTACGTCAAAACGGGTTGACCGTTCAAGTACCTGCGCCGCAACCGCAATTATTAAATGCCGCTTTGGCCATACTAGCGGCACCAGAATTTGCAGCAAACTAAAAATGTGCTACAATGCAGGTATAATAAATAAATCCTAAACGAAAAGGAATGAAGGACGATGAAATCTGACCAACCCAGACCGCCCCACATACGCATCACAATATCGATTTTACAGCTGTTTATACTTTTAGCTAGCCTTTACGGGATCTTAGCGTTTCAGTCTCCGATGATCTTTGTACTTAGTGCAATCGTAATGGCGGGATCGATATTGTTATTGATGAATACCTTAGGATTTTATTCGCATGCTCGGCACAGACGTAATTTAAAAATTAATCGAGAATAAATAAAGAGTGTAACATAAGGTGCTCAGCTACTACGCCGCTAATAAGGTTGAGCTATTTGCAAAAGCTACCTTATGGTTACGCGTTTTAGCTATGTTGTTCGGAAGTACAAAGAAAGAGTTGTGACATAAATGTCTTATGTCACAACTCTTTTTTGTGTACATTTATAAAAATGAGATCACAATACTAGCAACGATCTCGCCTAAGCCGATCCATAGAAAACTACGCCGTAATTCAGTATAGAACACTGGCTGATCAGTTGCGACAGATTCATTATCATCGTCCGTTTGGTGATGGCGAAAGAACAGATGACGAAATAAATGAGCATCATATAAATAAAGAATGATGGCAATAATCAAAATGAACAAACCAATCAAAAATAAATTATTGGAAAGATTCAATAGTGGTGTTCCTTTGTTGGATAAGAAGGCGAGCATTAAGGCGAAAGCAAGTGAAATAACCAGACTAACAATATTAATTTTTTTGACCACCATGATCACTCCCCTCTACGGCCACTGAGCAGTTATTTTTTAATGAACGTAATCACGCACATCTAAAAATGATTTTGTCCCAGTTATCGCTGCACTTATTTTACCAGTGTCTTCAGAAAATGCCAAATATACATTTTTAATGAATAAAAAGAATTAATAAAGCTTATATTATGAAAATACTTGCATAAATATTTTTAAATGCGTATAATATGGCTAATCATTAAAAAAAGATGAAGAAATTACGGAGGACTTTACGCATGAAAAGTAAACTGGGGCGGCTGTTGATGGTATTGTTTGTTGTCCTGTCGGTTGTATTGCCAATAGCAAGTACAGCTAATGCAGCCACAACACAAAATACCACATTAACTGATAAACATTTAAGCGCAATCAAGAAAAAAGGGTACATTACGGTTGGTCTTTCAGCGGATTATCCACCGTATGAATTTCATCAAACGATCAAAGGTCAAGATAAAATCGTTGGTTTCGATATTAGTATTGCTGAGAAAATTGCGAAGGATCTCGGTGTTAAATTGAAAATTAATGAGATGGGCTTCGATGCGTTACTTGGCGCTTTAAAAACTGGTAAAATCGATATGATCATTTCTGGGATGTCAAAAACACCAGAGCGGGAAAAAGAAGTTACATTTTCTAAATCATACCTTGATGTTAAGCAAGTCGTTATGGCGAAAAAGGAAGACGCCGCTAAGCTTAAATCATCCAGTGATTATGAAGGTGTCAAAGTTGGGGTACAAAAACAATCATTTCAAGAAGAACTAGCTCAGAA
This is a stretch of genomic DNA from Loigolactobacillus coryniformis subsp. coryniformis KCTC 3167 = DSM 20001. It encodes these proteins:
- the hemB gene encoding porphobilinogen synthase — its product is MIQFDRHRRLRTTPALRDLVRENRVTRDDLIMPVFVVEDFNGKKEISSMPGVYQFGLDTILTEIKAITDLGIKAIILFGLPSHKDDVGTGAWSDDGIVQQATRKIKAAYPDLIVIADTCLCEYTSTGHCGVVDENGYVLNDESLKLLAKTAVSQTKAGADIIAPSNAMDGFVAAIRQGLDEAGYVNTPIMSYAVKYASSFYGPFRDAANSAPAFGDRKTYQMDPANRLDALREVASDEKEGADMVMVKPSMAFGDIMRDVREQTLLPLVAYNVSGEYSMVKAAAANGWIDEAKIVDEILTGMKRAGADLIITYFAKDVAARLVK
- a CDS encoding DUF3899 domain-containing protein yields the protein MVKKINIVSLVISLAFALMLAFLSNKGTPLLNLSNNLFLIGLFILIIAIILYLYDAHLFRHLFFRHHQTDDDNESVATDQPVFYTELRRSFLWIGLGEIVASIVISFL
- a CDS encoding adenosylcobinamide-GDP ribazoletransferase, which translates into the protein MGQALILFIQFFTRINVPMMIDDVEEKFRRNIQYLTVFGLLLGILEAVIFWLLQLILPVWLAWGLFLVSDGLLTGGFHLDALADSADGLFSSRTPDKMHEIMKDSRIGTMGTLALLYYYGIMIGGGVALSQQVTPLQLAFIAAITTMLAKTGLSLLFYKMVYAGAPHGLASIWVKVKTWQIVVAQLFSLVVMALALGLSGILSYLAILVVAYGYRRRIIHILGGFSGDTIGAFAELAQVTFLLAYLIFSRWLG
- the hemL gene encoding glutamate-1-semialdehyde 2,1-aminomutase; its protein translation is MRDFTKSKQAFAESSQLMPGGVNSPVRAFKNVGGDPLFIDHGKGSHIYDIDGNDYIDYVMSWGPLILGHADDQVVADLQAAVTKGTSYGAPTLLESQLAKMIQKVVPSIEMMRMVSSGTEATMSAIRLARGYTKRDKIVKFIGNYHGHSDSLLVDAGSGLATFNITKSPGVPEALAYDTLTVAYNDEAAIKKVFAAHGDEIACVIVEPVAGNMGVIPAKKSFLQTLRQVTSDHGALLIFDEVMTGFRAAFHGAQALYGITPDLTTLGKVVGGGLPVGVFGGRREIMHEITPDGPIYHAGTLSGNPLAMTGGISTIKQLNEDLYTAMDQKVTRLMAGIAAAAKQYQVPIVTHHVGTMWSYFFNEHEVENFADVQKSDQAYFAKFYKALLQEGIYTAPSQFETNFISTKHTDAEIDQTIAAFERAFAAVSQG
- a CDS encoding uroporphyrinogen-III synthase yields the protein MAILITYPQAKIAEKWQQRLATIAPVIYYPLRKLTFCPLSPAQQHELQRADYVVLTSAFAAKSLVAHYAELVQTTTLVVLSDKIAQLVAGCGQRILVAPEPHQQALIDYLKLLRQPQEQVVALVGNLTKLTVQEGWTLIPLYRNQWTAADVACAQAKLAQLPISRALVTSPSNFNRFWQIYQQTTIPKFVALGETTAKVVRQNGLTVQVPAPQPQLLNAALAILAAPEFAAN
- the cobU gene encoding bifunctional adenosylcobinamide kinase/adenosylcobinamide-phosphate guanylyltransferase; translated protein: MAQLELITGGARSGKSAFAEQRFTAAEAICYIATGVMLAPDQEMALRIERHQARRSANWQTEERYLDVALFIQQHHFAGYLLDDVTMLTTNLFYHLVAQQGQVQPAAYDDYIEQMTNPQIKEIEQQILTQWHDIVNAVRTTKQRLLAVTNEVGLGVVPATRQARLLRDIYGDVNQYLAQAADQVYFVISGLPQQIK
- a CDS encoding histidine phosphatase family protein, producing the protein MKIYLARHGETPLNQQRKFYGSLDVALTAKGIAQAQQLADHIVLIGTTTFWCSGQRRARQTLEPLATRYQQPLHQQAAFNEKGFGAWEGLDADEIQAAYPQAWQAWLAAPLSYTPPAAESFAAFRQRVLTGWQQIITNTTTTNLVLIAHLGTLRVLDQYLFASDRVFWDIRFNAGKYTVLDWQAGQVKLLARNL